GGCCGAAGATTTTGGTGAGTTGCTGAACTTCTACCATGAATTGGTTTTGGTGGATGGTTTTTGGCGGGTGGTTTTCGGGTTCATACGAACAACCAAAAATCACTCACTAAAAACCAAAAACTCACTTCTTCGGCTGTAAGGGGCGCATTTCAATATCCACGAGGTGGAAGTTGAAGGGCGTTTCCAGGGCGTAGACGATGGTAGCGGCAATGTCCTCGGGCTGCATCATGGCGTCGTTGGCCTCGGTGCCGGGGATGTCATCGAAGAAGTTGGTTTGGGTGGAGCCAGGGTAAAAGCAGGTGACTTTGATGCCATCCTTGCGCACTTCCTTGAACACCGACTGCGAAAAGCCTCGCACCGCAAACTTAGTGGCGCAGTAGCCGGCCATCTTCTCGATGCCCGTGGTGCCGGCAATGGATGAGATGTTGATGATGTGGCCCAGCTGCTGGCGCTTCATCTGCGGCAGTACGGCCTTGGTGCAGTAAAACAAGCCGTGCACGTTGGTATCGAACATCAGCTTCCAATCGTCCGACGAAAAGCCGTCTACCTCGCCGGCCACGCCCAGGCCGACGTTGTTCACGAGCACGTGAATTTCCTGGCCCAGCTCCCGCTGCGTGTTCATCAGGGCCTCCTGCACGGCCACCTCGTCGCGCACGTCGCACCCGAAAAACTGGAACCGCTCGTGCGTGAGGCCCTCAGGAGCGGTGCGGCCCCAGCCGGCCACCACCATGCCTTGGGCCAGCAAGGCCTCGGCCGTGGCCCGCCCAATTCCTTTGCTGACGCCCGTGATAATGGCTACCTTGCCGCGTATGTCCATGGTTCTAGTTGATGACGTGGTTTGCAATGAGGACGCAAGGTAACGCCCCCCGGCGGCTTTTACGTGCGAAACGCACCACGGGGCTGCTCCCGCTGCTGGCCTTGCTGCTGGCCGCCTGTAGCAAAGAAAACGAAGCCGGCTGCTTCACCAGCACCGGCAGCATCGTGACGGAGCGCCGCAGTCTGCCCCCATTCAACCAGCTCACCACCTACGACAACGTGCAGGTGACCTTGGTGCAGGACACGGCAACCTACGCCGAAGTAAAGGCTGGCAAGAACCTGCAAGAAGACATTCGCCTGACGGTCGAGAACGGCCACCTGACCGTCCGCAACACCAGCCGCTGCAACTGGGTGCGCCGCTACGACACGCCCCGCGAAGTCACGCTGCACGTGCCGCGCCTGCACGGCCTTTGGCTGTGGGGGCAGGCTGACATCCGCACCCAGGGCACCTTCCGCGCCGATACCATCTTCTACCACCTCACCGGGTCCGGCAACTACGACCTCACCGTGGACAGCCGCTACCTCTGGCTCGACCAATACGAGCTGGGCGACATCCGGGTGCGGGGCCGCGCCGACGAGCTGCACCTGACCGTGGGCGGCAAGGGCAGCACCTACGCCCAGGGCCTCACGGCCCGCACCGCTGACTTCCGCACCAACCAGTTCAGCACCGGCAACGCCCACCTTACCGTCACCGAGCTGCTCAGCGGCATCCACGCCAGCCTGGGCACCATCTTCTACCGCCCGGCCCCCACCCTGCGCACCGAGGTGCAGGTAACCGGCAAGGGCAAGATGCAGGCGGAGTGACCAGGACCTCACCCCCTCCCCAAAAGGGAGGGGCTCTAGTTCTAGTTTGTTAGAGCTAGAGTCCCTTAATTGGAGAGGCTAGGGCTGGTTGATGGTAGTTGAGCAGTAGGCTAATAGAACATCAGCTAAAAACTAGCGCTAGAGCCCCTCTCCTTTTCGGAGAGGGGTGGGGGTGAGGCAACTAGAGCTAGTTCCCCCTCTCTTGTGGAGAGGGGGCTAGGGGGTGAGGTTTACAAGTCCCCCAGCTGCGGACGAATCAGTAGCTCCTCGACTACGGCTTGGGGCGAGAGGGAATAGGTGGCGAAAACGGCTTCGGCTACGTCCTCGGCGCGGATGAATCGCTCGGCGGGCAGGTCCACGCCTTCCCAGCTGGCGGTGAGCGTGGCGCCGGGCAGCACAGCCGTGACGCGGATGCCCTGGTCTTTCAGCTCCTCGCGCAGGTTCTTGGTGAAGCCTAGCAGGGCGTGCTTGGCAATGCCGTAGGAGCCGCCATTGGGATAGGGCGTGATGCTGGCCGTGGAGCAGATGGTAAAAATGTGGCCCGCGCCCTGGGCCAGCAGGCCCGGCAGCAGGGCCAGGGTTACATCGTAGGCGCTGAGCAGGTTCACAGCCAGCATCTGCCGCAGCTGGGAGCCATCCTGAGGCTCATCTTGCAGACGGCCGGGCAGAAAGGAGCCGGTATTATTGATGAGGACATCCACCGAGCCAAGGCTCTGCACAAAATCGGTGAAGCGCCGAGCCTCGGCTTGCTGGCTGAGGTCGGCGGGCAGGGTGTGGAGCACGGCATCCGGTAGTGCTGCGCGCATGGCTTGGTGCAGAGCCTCCAGGTCGGCTCCTGAGCGGGCACAGGTCACGACCGGGTAGCCCGCCTGCAGAAAGCGCCCCACCAGTGCCCGCCCGATTCCTTTACTTCCGCCCGTGACAACGACAATATTTTTTTGCATTCCTTTGATTGCTGAATCTGATTTTACGTATGCGAGGCGGGTTGTTGAGCCGGCCGGCTCCGGCCGCTGCCTTCACCGCAAGTTTCCGCTTTTCTTTTCTGTCTTTCACGCATATGGTCAAAACCTTCGGTGAATTCCTGCTCTTCATACAGAGCATGCTCACGCGGAAAGAGCGTTTTAAAGTGCTGTGGCAGCGCACCATCGACGAGTGCATCCTTATT
This region of Hymenobacter sp. YIM 151500-1 genomic DNA includes:
- a CDS encoding SDR family oxidoreductase translates to MDIRGKVAIITGVSKGIGRATAEALLAQGMVVAGWGRTAPEGLTHERFQFFGCDVRDEVAVQEALMNTQRELGQEIHVLVNNVGLGVAGEVDGFSSDDWKLMFDTNVHGLFYCTKAVLPQMKRQQLGHIINISSIAGTTGIEKMAGYCATKFAVRGFSQSVFKEVRKDGIKVTCFYPGSTQTNFFDDIPGTEANDAMMQPEDIAATIVYALETPFNFHLVDIEMRPLQPKK
- a CDS encoding SDR family oxidoreductase; translation: MQKNIVVVTGGSKGIGRALVGRFLQAGYPVVTCARSGADLEALHQAMRAALPDAVLHTLPADLSQQAEARRFTDFVQSLGSVDVLINNTGSFLPGRLQDEPQDGSQLRQMLAVNLLSAYDVTLALLPGLLAQGAGHIFTICSTASITPYPNGGSYGIAKHALLGFTKNLREELKDQGIRVTAVLPGATLTASWEGVDLPAERFIRAEDVAEAVFATYSLSPQAVVEELLIRPQLGDL
- a CDS encoding DUF2807 domain-containing protein, producing MRTQGNAPRRLLRAKRTTGLLPLLALLLAACSKENEAGCFTSTGSIVTERRSLPPFNQLTTYDNVQVTLVQDTATYAEVKAGKNLQEDIRLTVENGHLTVRNTSRCNWVRRYDTPREVTLHVPRLHGLWLWGQADIRTQGTFRADTIFYHLTGSGNYDLTVDSRYLWLDQYELGDIRVRGRADELHLTVGGKGSTYAQGLTARTADFRTNQFSTGNAHLTVTELLSGIHASLGTIFYRPAPTLRTEVQVTGKGKMQAE